Proteins found in one Thalassomonas actiniarum genomic segment:
- a CDS encoding DUF2628 domain-containing protein — MAEPGLDDNSSEYQVSDKWRTRFALLEKIGADKQFIFQAAGGDGFKALPFKQRQKISFNLFAFLFGPFYYFGKKMWHKGALLLALTWLWSCLVFIIEMTLETKLASIAYWIVPAAICAQLANYDYFRFITQQEKIWPGLPAMFTSTPGIIASPLLALGLLFGLVWQLMPAQTPQCYSSEVTELVIELSEKEILKHLTSSEASDLNLTLKAINTTDMDQHTLAYQCAAQLHVDGPDISNSIPVNYSVALIDNGKAFNVSVFL; from the coding sequence ATGGCTGAACCAGGCTTAGACGATAACAGCTCAGAATATCAGGTTTCGGATAAATGGCGGACCAGGTTCGCACTGCTGGAAAAAATCGGTGCGGATAAACAGTTTATCTTTCAGGCCGCCGGGGGAGATGGCTTTAAAGCCTTGCCGTTTAAACAAAGGCAGAAAATCAGCTTCAACCTGTTCGCCTTTTTATTCGGTCCTTTTTATTATTTCGGCAAAAAGATGTGGCATAAAGGCGCCTTGCTGCTGGCACTGACCTGGCTGTGGAGTTGTCTGGTCTTTATAATCGAAATGACCCTGGAAACCAAGCTGGCCAGCATCGCCTACTGGATTGTCCCTGCGGCAATATGCGCCCAGCTGGCCAATTATGATTATTTCCGTTTTATTACGCAACAAGAAAAAATCTGGCCCGGCCTGCCGGCAATGTTTACCTCAACACCCGGCATTATCGCCTCTCCCTTACTCGCGTTAGGATTGCTTTTTGGCCTGGTTTGGCAGTTAATGCCGGCGCAAACGCCGCAATGTTACAGCAGTGAAGTTACCGAATTAGTGATTGAATTGTCAGAAAAAGAAATTCTCAAACATCTGACATCCTCAGAGGCTTCAGATTTAAATTTAACTTTAAAAGCCATCAATACCACAGACATGGATCAGCATACCTTAGCTTACCAGTGCGCCGCCCAGTTACATGTTGACGGTCCGGATATCAGCAACTCTATCCCGGTCAACTATTCGGTAGCATTAATTGACAACGGCAAAGCATTTAATGTCAGCGTATTCTTATAA
- a CDS encoding LysR family transcriptional regulator, with the protein MDTLDGMKTVVAVVETGSFTAAGERLGMSKALVSKYVGEVEKHLGTRLFNRTTRQLALTEAGRSYYQQALDLLEQYTAMVDKVTGEQTSPRGLLRLSAPVTFGEKTLSPLLPKFLRLYPDLQVELRLTNSTIDMLEEGIDVRIRIGGVDDSTMIARQLGSFPLLLCASPAYIKQQGVPTTPEQIAAHSCIIDSNFRIGKQWPIISPQGVAHTVNVCSHISVNSPQAVREIAIAGGGIGMIPAFIVDDALKDGRLVQVLPECTTLEFGLFAIYPHRQYVPRKVRCFLDFAMAEFSRKTPG; encoded by the coding sequence ATGGATACCCTGGATGGCATGAAAACCGTGGTTGCCGTGGTAGAAACCGGCTCTTTCACCGCCGCCGGCGAGCGTCTGGGCATGTCGAAAGCCCTGGTCAGCAAATATGTCGGGGAAGTGGAGAAGCATTTAGGCACCCGGTTGTTTAACCGCACCACCCGCCAGCTGGCGTTAACCGAAGCCGGGCGCAGTTATTACCAGCAGGCGCTGGATCTGCTGGAGCAATACACGGCTATGGTAGACAAGGTGACCGGCGAGCAAACCAGTCCGCGGGGTTTATTACGCCTGAGCGCCCCGGTGACTTTCGGTGAAAAAACCCTGTCGCCGCTGCTGCCGAAGTTTTTACGGCTATACCCGGATTTGCAGGTCGAGCTGCGTCTGACCAACAGCACCATAGATATGCTCGAAGAAGGCATAGATGTGCGTATCCGTATCGGCGGTGTTGACGACTCCACCATGATCGCCCGCCAGCTGGGCAGCTTTCCGCTATTATTATGCGCCTCCCCCGCCTATATCAAACAACAGGGAGTGCCAACAACACCGGAGCAAATCGCTGCCCACAGCTGCATCATTGACAGTAATTTTCGTATCGGCAAGCAATGGCCGATCATCTCACCGCAGGGAGTTGCCCATACCGTCAATGTCTGCTCCCATATTTCGGTCAACAGCCCGCAGGCGGTACGGGAGATTGCCATTGCCGGCGGCGGCATCGGCATGATCCCCGCCTTTATTGTTGACGATGCCCTCAAAGATGGCCGGCTGGTGCAGGTGTTACCCGAATGTACCACACTGGAATTCGGCCTGTTTGCCATCTATCCGCACCGCCAGTATGTGCCGAGAAAAGTCCGCTGTTTCCTGGACTTTGCCATGGCCGAATTTTCCCGTAAAACACCGGGTTAA
- a CDS encoding glutaredoxin family protein → MSKIEIYTRPGCGYCTHAKRLLAGQGLSFVEYDVYQHPQYLARMQLRTPGNTYPQILINDVAIGGFSELLAMQESKLLPGC, encoded by the coding sequence ATGAGCAAAATTGAAATTTATACCCGGCCCGGATGCGGTTATTGCACTCATGCCAAGCGGTTGTTGGCGGGACAAGGGCTAAGTTTTGTCGAATATGACGTCTATCAGCATCCCCAATACCTGGCCCGGATGCAGCTGCGTACCCCGGGCAACACTTATCCCCAGATATTGATAAACGATGTCGCCATCGGGGGGTTTAGCGAATTACTGGCCATGCAGGAAAGCAAGTTACTGCCGGGCTGCTAG
- a CDS encoding alpha/beta fold hydrolase, with protein sequence MNTLNKLLDNKTSFKNHLITAAGVLALAIAGISHARASQTLHKTIEVAGQQIFYREAGDNNAPTIVLLHGFPTSSHMYRNLIPELAQDYHVIAPDYPGFGNSSMPAVDEFEYSFDNLAKITDAFLTKVGAEEYSLYVMDYGAPVGFRIAAAHPERVQGLIVQNGNAYDEGLRDFWKPIKAYWQDKSPANAKVLKDSLLTIEATQWQYTNGARNKETISPDNWIVDQAKLDRPGNKAIQLELFYSYGTNPALYPQWQAYFRKHQPPTLLVWGKGDYIFPEEGAHPYKRDLKKLDFHILDTGHFALEEDGDVIAGLIQSFMKNKVLAK encoded by the coding sequence ATGAATACCCTAAACAAGTTATTAGACAACAAAACAAGCTTTAAAAACCATCTAATTACCGCTGCCGGGGTCTTGGCCCTTGCCATTGCCGGTATTAGCCATGCCCGGGCTTCACAAACGCTGCACAAAACCATAGAAGTTGCAGGGCAGCAGATTTTTTACCGCGAAGCCGGCGATAACAATGCACCGACCATAGTGTTATTACATGGTTTCCCTACCTCGTCGCATATGTACCGTAACCTGATCCCAGAGTTGGCGCAGGACTATCATGTGATCGCCCCGGACTATCCCGGTTTCGGCAACAGCTCGATGCCGGCAGTGGATGAATTTGAATACAGTTTTGATAACCTGGCAAAGATCACCGACGCATTTTTAACTAAGGTCGGCGCCGAAGAATATAGCTTATATGTGATGGACTATGGCGCGCCGGTAGGTTTCAGGATTGCCGCGGCACATCCCGAACGGGTACAGGGGTTAATCGTACAAAACGGTAATGCCTATGATGAAGGGCTGCGGGATTTCTGGAAACCGATCAAGGCCTACTGGCAAGATAAAAGCCCGGCAAACGCCAAAGTACTGAAAGACTCCTTGTTAACGATAGAAGCGACCCAGTGGCAATATACCAATGGCGCCCGCAACAAGGAAACCATCAGTCCGGATAACTGGATTGTCGATCAGGCCAAGCTCGACCGTCCCGGCAACAAAGCAATACAGCTGGAGTTATTTTATTCCTACGGCACAAACCCGGCCTTGTATCCACAGTGGCAGGCCTATTTCAGAAAGCACCAGCCGCCGACATTACTGGTATGGGGTAAAGGGGACTATATCTTCCCGGAAGAAGGCGCACATCCGTACAAGCGTGATTTGAAAAAACTGGACTTTCATATCCTGGATACCGGACATTTTGCCCTGGAAGAAGACGGTGATGTGATTGCCGGTTTGATCCAGAGCTTTATGAAAAACAAAGTGCTGGCCAAATAA
- a CDS encoding pyridoxamine 5'-phosphate oxidase family protein encodes MTDIKDNPENSSPFHKGEQALQSRMGVREQMERFGRRVIRDYMPDQHRRFYQQLPYLFVGHGDKDGWPWASMLFNQPGFITSPDDKTLNINSRPVKGDPLQKAMNTGAHLGLLGIELNTRRRNRLAAHIIQTGEQGVTLAVDQAFGNCPKYIRQRELDTGIADDLLPATAHGFTGLDDQARALIETSDTFFVASFIENRQGEASEGADVSHRGGEAGFVRVDNHLNLTIPDYAGNFHFNTLGNFVNNPRAGLLFIDFENGHMLTLTGRVKLLFDSPEVENFPGAERLWTFNLHLGYWLRNVLDLRWQPPQLSVL; translated from the coding sequence ATGACAGATATTAAAGATAACCCCGAAAACAGCTCTCCTTTTCATAAGGGAGAGCAGGCGCTGCAAAGCAGGATGGGGGTGAGGGAGCAGATGGAGCGTTTTGGCCGCCGGGTGATCCGCGATTATATGCCGGACCAGCACCGGCGTTTTTATCAGCAGTTGCCTTATCTTTTTGTCGGCCACGGTGATAAGGATGGTTGGCCCTGGGCTTCGATGCTGTTCAATCAGCCGGGTTTTATCACCTCCCCCGACGATAAAACCTTAAACATCAATAGCCGGCCGGTAAAGGGGGATCCGCTGCAAAAAGCGATGAACACCGGCGCCCATCTGGGACTTTTGGGCATTGAGCTTAATACCCGCAGGCGCAACCGCCTGGCGGCACATATTATACAAACAGGTGAGCAGGGGGTCACTCTCGCCGTCGACCAGGCCTTTGGCAATTGCCCGAAATATATCCGGCAAAGGGAACTGGACACCGGTATTGCCGATGACCTATTGCCGGCAACCGCGCATGGCTTTACCGGTTTAGATGACCAGGCCAGGGCACTGATTGAAACAAGCGATACCTTTTTCGTTGCCAGTTTTATCGAAAACCGGCAGGGAGAAGCCAGCGAAGGGGCGGATGTTTCCCACCGAGGCGGCGAAGCCGGTTTTGTCCGTGTCGATAATCACCTGAACCTGACCATACCCGATTATGCCGGCAATTTTCATTTTAATACCCTGGGTAATTTTGTGAACAATCCCAGAGCGGGTTTGCTCTTTATTGATTTTGAAAACGGCCATATGCTGACCCTGACCGGACGGGTGAAGCTCTTATTCGACAGCCCCGAGGTTGAAAACTTTCCCGGCGCCGAACGCTTGTGGACCTTTAACTTACACCTGGGCTATTGGCTGAGAAATGTCCTGGATTTGCGCTGGCAGCCACCGCAGCTTTCTGTGTTGTGA